A section of the Quatrionicoccus australiensis genome encodes:
- a CDS encoding cobyric acid synthase has product MPCFSLMVQGTTSDAGKSTLVAALCRILKRRGVRVAPFKPQNMALNSAVTVDGGEIGRAQALQALACGLPPHTDFNPVLLKPTTDKKAQVIIHGQVALDLNARDYHEYKPRAMAAVLASWARLTAQYECVVVEGAGSPAEINLRARDIANMGFAEAVDCPVIIVADIDRGGVFAHLVGTLELLSPSEQNRVKGFVINRFRGDISLLEPGLDWLEERTGKPVLGVLPYLHGLMLDAEDAIATASVDGKKTAKLKVVAPAYPRVSNHNDLDPLRLHPEVDFRWVGPGETPPAADLIVLPGSKAVRADLDWLRAQGWDQAIARHLRYGGKVIGLCGGYQMLGRQLHDPQGLEGQAGSTPGLGVLAVETTLAAEKQLRNVSGNLCLPGRPAMTGYEIHLGVTAGAGLAAAAVELDDGRQDGAVSADGQIFATYCHGVFDHPEALTALLAWAGMVESEQVDFAARREADLDRLADSVEAALDWEKLGALLPATGA; this is encoded by the coding sequence ATGCCCTGTTTCTCCCTGATGGTGCAAGGCACCACTTCCGATGCCGGCAAATCGACGCTGGTTGCTGCCCTTTGCCGCATCCTGAAGCGGCGTGGCGTGCGTGTCGCGCCGTTCAAGCCGCAGAACATGGCGCTCAATTCTGCCGTGACCGTCGATGGCGGCGAGATCGGCCGGGCGCAGGCGCTGCAGGCGCTGGCTTGCGGCCTGCCGCCGCATACCGATTTCAACCCGGTGCTGCTGAAGCCGACCACCGACAAGAAGGCGCAGGTCATCATCCACGGCCAGGTTGCCCTTGATCTGAACGCCCGCGATTACCACGAGTACAAGCCGCGCGCGATGGCGGCGGTTTTGGCCTCCTGGGCGCGGTTGACCGCGCAGTACGAATGCGTCGTCGTCGAGGGCGCCGGCTCGCCGGCCGAGATCAACCTGCGGGCGCGCGACATCGCCAACATGGGTTTCGCCGAGGCGGTGGATTGCCCGGTGATCATCGTTGCCGACATCGACCGCGGCGGTGTCTTCGCGCATCTGGTCGGCACGCTGGAACTGCTTTCGCCGTCCGAGCAGAACCGCGTCAAGGGCTTCGTCATCAACCGCTTCCGCGGCGACATCAGTCTGCTCGAACCCGGTCTCGACTGGCTGGAAGAGCGCACCGGCAAGCCAGTGCTCGGCGTGCTGCCTTACCTGCACGGCCTGATGCTCGATGCCGAGGACGCGATTGCAACCGCTTCGGTCGACGGCAAGAAAACGGCCAAATTGAAGGTGGTGGCGCCTGCTTACCCGCGCGTCTCGAATCACAACGACCTCGATCCGCTGCGCCTGCATCCGGAAGTCGATTTCCGCTGGGTCGGGCCGGGTGAAACGCCGCCGGCCGCCGACCTGATCGTTCTGCCCGGCTCCAAAGCCGTGCGCGCCGACCTCGACTGGCTGCGCGCCCAGGGCTGGGACCAGGCGATCGCCAGACATCTGCGCTACGGCGGCAAGGTGATCGGCCTCTGTGGCGGCTACCAGATGCTCGGTCGCCAGCTGCACGACCCGCAGGGCCTGGAAGGGCAGGCCGGCAGCACGCCGGGACTGGGCGTGCTTGCTGTCGAAACGACGCTGGCCGCCGAAAAGCAGCTGCGCAACGTGAGCGGTAATTTGTGCTTGCCGGGCCGCCCGGCGATGACCGGCTACGAAATCCATCTCGGCGTCACGGCCGGCGCCGGGCTGGCCGCGGCGGCGGTCGAGCTCGATGACGGCCGCCAGGATGGTGCGGTTTCGGCCGATGGCCAGATTTTCGCCACCTATTGCCATGGCGTTTTCGATCATCCCGAGGCGTTGACCGCCTTGCTCGCCTGGGCCGGCATGGTCGAAAGCGAACAGGTCGATTTCGCGGCGCGCCGCGAGGCCGATCTCGATCGCCTCGCCGACTCGGTCGAGGCGGCGCTCGACTGGGAAAAGCTCGGCGCGCTGCTGCCCGCTACCGGCGCCTAG